The following are from one region of the Gammaproteobacteria bacterium genome:
- a CDS encoding pyridoxamine 5'-phosphate oxidase family protein has product MTIPGSHAEHTLQEIYGTSKKAAAFYKKQMLNYLNPSMCEFITQQEMVFIASSDAKGECDCSFRAGLPGFIHVIENNLLAYPEYRGNSVLASLGNISENPHIGMVFIDFFRSTVGLHINGTARIVENDDLCRQETLPDAMKQTIHLPDRQKPERWVFIHVEEAYIHSSKHIPLLKKLDREIHWGTDDDLYKGGDYFKAKSCARPWLSIPEEVTDDEKNDNKSNAA; this is encoded by the coding sequence ATGACCATTCCAGGCTCCCATGCCGAGCACACGTTACAAGAAATATACGGCACCAGTAAGAAGGCTGCAGCATTCTACAAAAAACAGATGCTGAATTACCTGAATCCATCTATGTGCGAATTCATCACTCAACAGGAAATGGTTTTTATTGCAAGCTCTGACGCAAAAGGTGAATGTGACTGCTCGTTCCGGGCCGGCCTGCCCGGCTTCATTCACGTGATAGAAAACAATCTCTTAGCGTATCCGGAATACCGTGGCAATAGTGTTTTGGCCAGTTTGGGCAACATCTCTGAGAATCCACACATCGGGATGGTCTTTATCGATTTCTTCCGCAGCACTGTCGGCCTGCATATCAACGGAACAGCCCGGATTGTTGAAAATGACGATCTTTGTCGGCAAGAGACATTGCCGGATGCGATGAAGCAAACCATTCATTTACCTGACAGACAAAAACCAGAGCGCTGGGTATTCATCCATGTTGAAGAAGCCTATATTCATTCTTCCAAGCATATTCCTCTGCTTAAAAAACTTGATAGGGAAATCCATTGGGGAACTGATGATGATCTGTACAAGGGAGGTGATTACTTCAAGGCCAAGAGCTGCGCTCGTCCTTGGTTATCTATTCCAGAGGAAGTTACTGATGATGAGAAAAACGATAACAAGAGTAACGCTGCGTGA
- the aat gene encoding leucyl/phenylalanyl-tRNA--protein transferase: MSTLFWINPADGTHSFPPVEYAFREPNGLLAAGGDLAPARLITAYRSGIFPWYNEGQPILWWSPDPRVVLFPSHLKVSRSLRKTLKKREFNVTLDTAFRQVMQACAAPRTHGRKTAPAFPALPPSMAVDGGTWITDEMLDAYCRLHELGIAHSVEAWRGDELVGGLYGVAIGRVFFGESMFSRVTDASKVAFVHLVRQLERWGYAVIDCQVGSSHLQSLGAEDISRADFNTLLKQWRDVTGHAAPWRIECEPL; this comes from the coding sequence ATGAGCACGTTATTCTGGATAAATCCAGCTGACGGCACGCATTCATTCCCTCCCGTCGAATATGCCTTCCGCGAACCGAACGGCCTGCTCGCGGCGGGGGGCGATCTCGCGCCAGCGCGCCTGATCACTGCCTACCGCAGCGGCATTTTCCCTTGGTACAACGAAGGGCAACCCATCCTCTGGTGGTCCCCCGACCCCCGCGTTGTGCTTTTCCCATCGCACCTGAAAGTATCGCGCAGCCTGCGCAAGACGCTCAAAAAGAGAGAATTCAATGTAACGCTGGATACCGCCTTCCGCCAAGTGATGCAAGCCTGCGCCGCACCGCGCACCCATGGCCGGAAAACCGCTCCTGCGTTTCCGGCACTTCCGCCATCCATGGCGGTCGACGGGGGCACATGGATCACCGATGAGATGCTCGATGCCTATTGCCGTTTGCATGAACTGGGTATCGCCCACTCCGTGGAGGCCTGGCGCGGAGATGAGCTGGTGGGCGGACTCTATGGTGTCGCCATCGGCAGGGTATTTTTCGGCGAATCCATGTTCAGCCGTGTCACGGATGCCTCCAAAGTGGCATTTGTCCACCTGGTGCGCCAGCTGGAGCGCTGGGGCTATGCCGTGATTGACTGCCAGGTAGGCTCCAGCCATTTGCAGAGTCTGGGGGCCGAAGATATCAGCCGTGCCGATTTCAACACGCTATTGAAACAATGGCGCGACGTAACGGGCCATGCTGCGCCATGGCGAATTGAATGCGAGCCCCTATGA
- a CDS encoding arginyltransferase: MTTRTLALYSGTPHPCSYLPGYTATTLFPDPRVAVDAHLYSQLIDHGFRRSGEHIYRPHCQSCNACIPVRVPVTAFQPSRAQKRTWRRNEDLQVSRVAATRSEEHFALYRRYLATRHPGGGMDDPDPENYLSFFTHPRIDTAFYEFRVHDQLLAVAVVDHLEQGLSAVYTFFDPDHTARSLGVYAVLWQIAEAQRLGLSWVYLGYWIKESPKMRYKSQYRPLEAYQSGHWNIIDPAS; encoded by the coding sequence ATGACTACCCGCACGTTGGCCTTATACAGCGGCACGCCACACCCTTGCAGCTACTTGCCAGGGTACACGGCAACGACACTGTTTCCCGATCCGCGCGTGGCTGTTGATGCACACCTATACAGCCAGCTTATTGATCACGGCTTCCGGCGTAGCGGCGAGCACATCTACCGCCCCCACTGCCAAAGTTGCAACGCCTGCATCCCGGTGCGGGTTCCCGTCACCGCATTTCAACCCAGCCGCGCACAGAAACGCACCTGGCGACGCAATGAAGACCTTCAAGTAAGTCGTGTGGCGGCCACGCGCAGTGAGGAGCACTTCGCGCTCTACCGGCGCTATCTCGCCACCCGCCACCCTGGCGGTGGCATGGACGACCCCGACCCGGAGAATTATCTGTCTTTTTTCACACATCCCCGGATCGACACCGCCTTTTATGAGTTCCGCGTGCATGACCAGTTGCTAGCCGTGGCCGTAGTCGACCATCTCGAACAGGGACTGTCGGCGGTCTATACCTTCTTCGACCCGGACCACACTGCGCGCAGCCTGGGGGTGTATGCCGTATTGTGGCAGATCGCGGAAGCCCAACGCCTCGGCCTGTCATGGGTCTATCTGGGTTATTGGATCAAGGAATCGCCCAAAATGCGCTATAAAAGCCAGTACCGCCCGCTGGAGGCTTACCAGAGCGGACACTGGAATATTATCGATCCTGCTTCATAA
- the mrcB gene encoding penicillin-binding protein 1B yields MSSQSSQKNPSPPLGRSWFARGWGSPAVRYALLMVLLAVVGYIAYLDHTVRSQFEGNRWALPAQVYARPLELVPDARLSSAQFAEELQMLGYRQTGGERLTGSYARNGDEFRVVTRPFTFGDGRENSVALRAVFSGGRLVSLQHLGSGKPLSLVRFDPVLIGKIYPAHNEDRVFVRLKEVPAPLIKGLLAVEDRNFREHHGVDPLAVARALWVDVRAREMVQGGSTLTQQLVKNFFLSNERTMTRKLKEAIMSWQLEWHYEKEEILEAYCNEIYLGQSGKHAIHGFGRASWFYFRRPLSDLQLPELALLVGLVRGPSYYDPRRHPERALARRNQVLQILAGQGGITEAQARTAQAAPLGVTAKAASSAALSPAFIDLVRRQLRRDYQEQDLNSAGLQILTTLDPLVQNAVTSAIKGRVESLEKQQRLPAGSLEGAAIVTSSDGGEVLAVAGGRDADSTGFNRVLDARRPIGSLVKPAVYLTALADPKKYTLISLLDDGPLTLKNPGGKPWRPYNYDRQFHGWVPLKTALARSYNLATVRLGMGVGVKNVLHTMASLGVKEKLKPYPSVLLGAAELTPFEVTQMYQTLASGGFNTPLRAIREVLSVDGKPLRSYDVTVKQAFDPAPVYLLNRALQDVMHSGTGVSLYSRVPWSWSVAGKTGTTDDMRDSWFAGFTGDRLAVVWMGRDDNRSTGLSGATGALQAWGDVMVRIGAQPLRLEAPKGIEWVWIDQQTRLRSMQGCAGATQMPFMRGSAPVAMAPCFENPAAPADVIGDTLNNAVDKAVDWLDEVLQ; encoded by the coding sequence ATGTCATCCCAATCCTCTCAAAAAAATCCCTCCCCCCCTCTTGGTCGTAGCTGGTTTGCTCGCGGCTGGGGCAGCCCTGCAGTCAGGTATGCGCTGCTCATGGTGCTGCTGGCGGTGGTGGGCTATATCGCCTATCTTGATCATACCGTGCGCAGCCAGTTCGAGGGTAATCGGTGGGCGCTGCCGGCGCAGGTTTATGCACGCCCGCTCGAACTTGTCCCTGATGCCCGACTAAGCAGCGCGCAATTCGCGGAAGAGTTGCAGATGCTGGGGTATCGCCAGACCGGGGGTGAAAGGCTCACAGGCAGTTATGCGCGCAATGGGGACGAATTTCGGGTGGTGACGCGCCCCTTTACCTTCGGCGACGGCAGGGAAAATTCGGTTGCCTTGCGGGCGGTATTTTCCGGTGGCCGTCTGGTGAGTCTGCAACACCTGGGCAGCGGCAAGCCCCTGTCGCTGGTGCGTTTCGATCCTGTGCTGATCGGCAAAATCTATCCGGCGCACAACGAGGATCGAGTTTTTGTGCGCCTTAAAGAGGTGCCCGCGCCCCTCATCAAGGGCCTGCTTGCAGTGGAAGACCGCAATTTCCGTGAACATCACGGCGTTGACCCCCTCGCCGTGGCGCGCGCCCTGTGGGTCGATGTGCGGGCGCGGGAGATGGTGCAGGGCGGTAGCACCCTGACCCAGCAGTTGGTGAAGAACTTTTTCCTCAGCAATGAGCGTACCATGACGCGCAAGCTCAAAGAGGCCATCATGTCATGGCAGCTTGAGTGGCATTATGAGAAAGAAGAGATCCTTGAAGCATATTGCAATGAAATCTATCTTGGGCAGTCCGGTAAGCACGCAATACACGGTTTTGGGCGCGCTAGCTGGTTCTATTTCCGCCGCCCGCTGAGCGATCTGCAACTGCCTGAGTTGGCCCTGTTGGTGGGATTGGTGCGCGGGCCGTCTTATTATGACCCGCGCCGTCATCCCGAACGTGCTCTTGCCCGGCGCAATCAGGTGCTGCAAATATTGGCAGGGCAGGGCGGCATTACCGAAGCCCAGGCACGCACCGCGCAGGCCGCACCGCTGGGTGTGACAGCCAAGGCGGCAAGCAGCGCAGCGCTTTCTCCGGCTTTCATAGATCTGGTGCGCCGCCAGTTGCGGCGCGATTATCAGGAGCAAGACCTGAATTCGGCCGGTTTGCAAATCCTTACCACGCTCGACCCGCTGGTGCAAAACGCTGTAACCAGCGCGATTAAAGGCCGTGTTGAAAGTTTGGAAAAACAGCAGCGTTTGCCTGCGGGCAGCCTTGAAGGGGCGGCGATTGTCACCAGCAGTGACGGTGGAGAAGTACTGGCGGTGGCGGGTGGGCGCGATGCCGACTCCACCGGTTTTAACCGGGTGCTGGATGCCCGGCGTCCTATCGGATCGCTGGTCAAACCCGCCGTCTATCTCACTGCACTGGCCGATCCCAAGAAATACACGCTGATCAGCCTGCTCGACGATGGTCCGCTGACGCTCAAGAATCCGGGTGGGAAGCCCTGGAGGCCGTACAATTACGATCGGCAGTTTCATGGCTGGGTGCCTCTCAAAACCGCGTTGGCACGCTCCTACAACCTCGCCACCGTGCGGCTGGGCATGGGCGTTGGCGTAAAAAATGTGCTGCATACGATGGCAAGCCTCGGCGTGAAGGAGAAGCTCAAACCTTATCCATCCGTGTTACTTGGGGCCGCCGAACTGACGCCTTTTGAGGTCACTCAAATGTATCAGACGCTGGCCAGTGGTGGCTTCAACACCCCGTTGCGCGCTATCCGCGAGGTATTGAGCGTGGATGGCAAACCATTGCGGAGCTATGATGTGACCGTCAAGCAGGCCTTCGATCCCGCCCCGGTCTACTTGCTTAATCGCGCACTGCAGGATGTCATGCATAGCGGCACCGGGGTGTCCCTGTACTCGCGCGTGCCGTGGTCATGGTCAGTGGCGGGAAAAACTGGCACCACCGATGATATGCGTGACAGCTGGTTCGCGGGGTTTACCGGCGACCGTCTGGCGGTGGTATGGATGGGTCGTGATGATAACCGTTCGACGGGACTGAGCGGCGCCACCGGCGCATTACAGGCGTGGGGTGATGTCATGGTGCGCATCGGAGCGCAACCGTTGCGCCTGGAGGCGCCAAAAGGCATTGAGTGGGTCTGGATTGATCAGCAGACGCGCTTGCGCAGTATGCAGGGATGTGCGGGCGCTACGCAGATGCCGTTTATGCGCGGCTCGGCCCCTGTAGCGATGGCGCCTTGCTTTGAGAATCCCGCTGCTCCTGCCGATGTTATTGGCGATACACTAAACAATGCGGTAGACAAAGCTGTTGACTGGCTCGACGAGGTATTGCAATGA
- a CDS encoding Ig-like domain-containing protein: MDRFIGNGGSGKTLMAMVVVFAVASGMLLAGCGSKGDSASSGADTTKPSVMLTNPAKDATGVPVAAVLSASFSEAMKVSTISDVTLIVNAGSEQVAGKVGFSALSNAVTFTPDAPLKYETTYTVTIKAASVTDMSNNSLNANSSTGDYVWNFTTTRSGSVDTSFGGGGAGVVTTQFPANGPSESKAVVIQAGGKILVAGSACHVSGPNCSNWDFALARYNQDGTLDKTFGIDGVVTTDIGSGLHNLANAMAIDSAGRIVLAGYVAKNNTDYDFALVRYTRDGLLDTAFGASGIENTNFGEIDVVYALAIQPDDKIVVAGSSGGSSKANFALARYKDNGSPDTTFDGDGMVMTPVGKNVSVARALALVEKGKIVVAGYADDGTNKNYALVRYDDTGKLDAGFGAAGSLSHQARIAVCCLWLFSRTAKFSQPATLL; the protein is encoded by the coding sequence ATGGATCGTTTTATTGGCAATGGCGGAAGCGGAAAAACCCTGATGGCGATGGTTGTGGTGTTTGCCGTGGCGTCTGGGATGCTGCTTGCGGGATGCGGCTCCAAAGGAGATAGTGCAAGTAGCGGGGCCGATACCACCAAGCCTTCCGTCATGCTCACCAATCCTGCCAAGGATGCCACTGGCGTACCTGTCGCCGCCGTGCTTTCGGCTTCATTTTCCGAGGCAATGAAGGTCTCGACCATCTCCGATGTCACGCTCATCGTAAACGCAGGGAGCGAGCAGGTTGCCGGGAAGGTCGGTTTCAGCGCGCTCTCCAACGCGGTGACTTTTACCCCCGATGCCCCCCTTAAGTACGAAACAACTTATACCGTGACGATCAAAGCGGCATCTGTGACGGATATGTCAAACAATTCTTTGAATGCCAACTCATCGACGGGAGATTATGTCTGGAACTTTACTACCACCCGCTCCGGGTCGGTGGATACCAGCTTTGGTGGCGGTGGTGCAGGTGTCGTGACAACCCAGTTTCCAGCCAACGGTCCGAGTGAGTCCAAAGCTGTTGTTATCCAGGCAGGTGGTAAGATTCTTGTCGCCGGTTCAGCCTGTCATGTAAGTGGCCCTAACTGCTCCAATTGGGATTTTGCACTGGCCCGCTATAACCAGGACGGCACTCTGGATAAGACCTTCGGCATAGATGGTGTCGTGACAACCGATATTGGCAGCGGCCTGCATAATCTGGCGAATGCCATGGCTATCGATTCTGCCGGCAGGATTGTGTTGGCGGGATATGTTGCTAAAAATAACACTGACTATGACTTCGCCCTGGTGCGCTATACGCGGGATGGCTTACTTGATACCGCCTTCGGAGCGAGCGGTATCGAAAATACCAATTTCGGGGAGATTGACGTGGTTTATGCGCTTGCGATTCAGCCGGATGACAAAATTGTCGTGGCGGGTTCAAGTGGGGGTTCGAGTAAGGCGAATTTTGCTCTGGCCCGCTATAAAGATAATGGCAGCCCTGATACCACCTTCGATGGCGATGGTATGGTTATGACGCCTGTAGGCAAAAACGTCAGTGTCGCCCGCGCACTCGCTCTGGTGGAGAAAGGTAAGATCGTTGTGGCGGGGTATGCCGATGACGGCACCAACAAAAACTATGCGCTGGTTCGTTACGATGATACCGGTAAGCTTGATGCTGGGTTTGGCGCCGCCGGCAGCCTATCGCACCAGGCAAGGATAGCGGTGTGCTGTCTGTGGCTATTCAGCCGGACGGCAAAATTCTCGCAGCCGGCAACGTTGTTGTGA
- the infA gene encoding translation initiation factor IF-1, protein MAKEDHIEMEGTILETLPNTMFRVQLDNGHVVTAHISGKMRKNYIRILTGDKVTVEMTPYDLSKGRITFRAR, encoded by the coding sequence ATGGCAAAAGAAGATCATATTGAAATGGAAGGGACAATATTGGAAACCCTGCCCAATACCATGTTCCGGGTACAGCTTGATAACGGGCATGTTGTAACGGCCCACATCTCGGGAAAAATGCGCAAGAACTATATCCGCATTCTGACCGGCGATAAGGTTACAGTGGAAATGACCCCTTACGACCTGAGCAAGGGACGCATCACTTTCCGCGCCCGCTGA
- a CDS encoding Ig-like domain-containing protein — protein sequence MAMVAAFVLASGMLLAGCGSSGGSPSSGGDTTKPSIMLTNPAKDATGVPVAAVLSASFSEAMKLSTISDVTFIVNTGSDQVAGKVGFSALSNAATFTPDIPFKYDTTYTVTIKAASVTDMSNNSLNVNSPTGDYVWNFTTTRSGSVDSSFGGGTGGTGNSSVAITPFSNDGSSEARAIAIQPDGMIVAAGSAWNGHDWDFALARYSRDGILDMTFGPNGTGIMVLDLDGGKHDIAHAIQIDSSGKIVVAGFVSKGPNDNDFALVRWNSNGTLDKTFGTSSNGIVTTDFSGRSDVVYALAIQPDDKIVVAGFSGYRGTATVPIFFDAYQANAIIFGSGLTAVDFALARYDQSGKLDNSFDNDGKVTARVGDNASIARALALQADGKIVVAGYADKGGKANFALARYNSDGNLDNGFAGGGTVITPIAPSNDNGALSVAIQPDGKIIAAGTVENDSGGSDFSLARYSPDGSLDSGFAGDGTVITSVGANGGAVAFAVTVQGDGKILAAGVASNGNDSDFAMTRYGVNGSLDNSFGLGGRVITPVRSRADVAFSVAIQSTPDNKIIMAGRSLRPTGVLYDFALVRYWP from the coding sequence ATGGCGATGGTTGCCGCGTTCGTCTTGGCGTCTGGGATGCTGCTTGCGGGATGCGGCTCCAGTGGAGGCAGTCCAAGTAGCGGGGGCGATACCACCAAGCCTTCCATCATGCTCACCAATCCTGCCAAGGATGCCACTGGCGTACCTGTCGCCGCCGTGCTTTCGGCTTCATTCTCTGAGGCAATGAAGCTCTCGACCATCTCCGATGTCACGTTTATCGTGAACACGGGGAGTGACCAGGTTGCCGGGAAGGTCGGTTTCAGCGCGCTCTCCAACGCCGCGACTTTTACACCCGATATCCCCTTTAAGTACGACACAACCTATACCGTGACGATCAAAGCGGCGTCTGTGACGGATATGTCAAACAATTCGTTGAACGTCAACTCACCGACGGGAGATTATGTCTGGAACTTTACTACCACCCGCTCCGGGTCGGTGGATAGCAGCTTTGGTGGCGGCACAGGCGGCACAGGCAATTCCTCGGTCGCGATCACCCCATTTTCAAATGACGGCTCAAGTGAGGCCAGGGCTATCGCCATCCAGCCGGATGGCATGATCGTCGCCGCTGGCTCGGCCTGGAATGGCCACGACTGGGATTTCGCGCTGGCCCGCTACAGCCGGGATGGCATCCTGGATATGACTTTTGGTCCGAATGGTACCGGTATCATGGTGCTTGATCTTGACGGTGGTAAGCATGATATCGCACATGCCATACAGATCGATTCCAGTGGCAAGATTGTGGTAGCGGGATTTGTTTCCAAAGGCCCCAATGACAACGACTTCGCTCTTGTCCGTTGGAATTCGAACGGCACGCTGGATAAGACCTTCGGAACGAGCAGTAACGGCATCGTAACTACTGATTTCAGTGGGCGGAGTGACGTGGTTTATGCGCTTGCGATTCAGCCGGATGACAAAATTGTCGTGGCGGGTTTTAGCGGTTACCGGGGCACTGCGACAGTTCCCATCTTTTTTGATGCATACCAAGCCAACGCCATCATATTTGGAAGCGGTTTGACTGCAGTCGATTTCGCGCTGGCTCGCTACGACCAATCCGGCAAACTGGATAACAGCTTTGATAATGACGGTAAGGTTACTGCCCGTGTTGGCGATAATGCCAGCATTGCCCGCGCCCTTGCCCTCCAAGCGGACGGCAAGATTGTTGTGGCGGGGTATGCCGACAAGGGCGGCAAGGCCAATTTCGCGCTGGCCCGCTACAATTCGGACGGTAATCTGGATAACGGTTTCGCGGGTGGTGGTACAGTGATTACGCCTATCGCGCCAAGCAATGATAACGGCGCGCTATCTGTGGCCATTCAGCCGGACGGCAAAATCATCGCGGCCGGTACCGTTGAGAATGATTCTGGCGGTTCAGATTTCAGTCTTGCCCGCTATAGTCCGGACGGCAGTCTGGATAGCGGTTTCGCGGGTGATGGCACAGTGATCACATCCGTCGGCGCAAATGGCGGTGCCGTAGCTTTCGCTGTCACCGTTCAGGGGGATGGCAAGATCCTCGCGGCGGGGGTAGCCTCGAACGGCAATGACAGTGATTTTGCAATGACTCGTTATGGTGTGAATGGCTCGCTGGATAACAGTTTTGGATTAGGTGGAAGGGTGATTACACCCGTGCGTTCCCGAGCGGATGTGGCATTTTCTGTGGCGATTCAGTCGACGCCAGATAATAAAATCATCATGGCAGGAAGAAGCTTGCGTCCCACCGGTGTGCTCTATGATTTCGCCCTGGTCCGTTATTGGCCATAA
- the ppc gene encoding phosphoenolpyruvate carboxylase — protein sequence MSDKELRERVRLFGNLLGNILHAQAGERVFVAVETLRKGYLTLHGKENVRKRQQLAEFISELDPETLTHVVRAFSTYFSLVNIAEEAYQHRQRRLQVRAGGPLWTGSFDATLREFYDQDITASQLQAVLERLAYIPVITAHPTESKRRTIMEALRRIFVTSERLDDPRVGPNERDEIIELLEDQIQILWKTDEVRIHRPTVPDEIKNGIYYFQECLFQAVPITYRYLEKAIKKTYGADPSNGRAIAAPSLLRFGSWIGGDRDGNPNVTPETTVLALRLQARAILLEYISRVTQLSYVLTHSVLLCQPSLAFLASLKRDDHFLDKALRDAPTRFANEPYRRKLYVMRYRLEANLLLVKKRIDNKEANDPGTGYDSEEELLTDLYLMHDSLVSHGDASVAEGDLKDLIRLVETFGFFLMHLDVRQESSRHTAAVAELLAQQPETVNYFALSEVERMALLSAVIAEDRPLMADASVLSPATLETLEVFTVMARMRREISPKAFGSYVISMTHAASHIMEVMLLARQAGLAGCNDEGWFCNIHVAPLFETINDLAHIDQVLTALLDNPTYAALLKVSGNKQEVMLGYSDSCKDGGIITSSWYLYEAQKKITAITASRGIECRLFHGRGGTVGRGGGPTHESILSQPAGTVFGQIKFTEQGEMISYKYSNTETAVYELSMGITGLLKASRGLIQTPAAEQREHLDTMAQLSQAGEAAYRNLTNHTAGFLDYFYEATPVSEIGLLNIGSRPSHRNKADRSKNSVRAIAWVFGWGQSRHTLPAWYGIGTALASWRKKTPERFSQLQSMYKEWPFFRAMLSNTQMALFKADMSIAQEYAELCNDEDARQCVYNLIRDEYEQTVSQILDVAGIESLVEENPLLALSMRRRNPYLDPLNHIQVTLLKRYRDTSLSDAERAAWLDPLLRSINAIAAGMRNTG from the coding sequence ATGAGTGACAAAGAACTGCGGGAGCGCGTCAGGCTGTTTGGCAATCTGTTGGGCAATATTCTCCATGCCCAGGCCGGAGAGCGGGTGTTTGTTGCTGTGGAAACCTTGCGTAAAGGCTACCTTACCCTGCACGGCAAGGAAAATGTGCGCAAAAGGCAGCAGCTTGCTGAATTTATCAGTGAACTGGACCCGGAGACGCTGACGCATGTGGTGCGCGCCTTCAGCACCTATTTTAGTCTGGTGAATATCGCAGAAGAGGCTTATCAGCATCGTCAGCGCCGCCTTCAGGTGCGCGCGGGTGGGCCGCTGTGGACGGGGTCGTTTGATGCGACGCTGCGCGAGTTTTACGACCAGGACATCACTGCATCGCAGTTGCAGGCGGTCCTCGAGCGGCTTGCCTATATCCCCGTGATTACCGCACATCCCACGGAATCGAAGCGCCGCACCATCATGGAGGCGTTGCGGCGCATCTTTGTTACCAGTGAACGTCTGGATGACCCGCGTGTAGGCCCCAACGAGCGTGACGAAATCATCGAATTGCTGGAGGACCAGATCCAGATCCTGTGGAAGACCGATGAGGTGCGTATCCATCGGCCTACGGTGCCTGACGAAATCAAAAACGGCATTTACTATTTTCAGGAATGCCTGTTCCAGGCGGTGCCGATTACTTATCGTTACCTGGAAAAGGCCATCAAAAAGACCTATGGCGCCGATCCATCCAATGGCAGGGCGATTGCCGCGCCGAGCTTGCTGCGCTTTGGGTCGTGGATCGGCGGTGATCGGGACGGAAATCCCAACGTCACCCCGGAGACAACGGTGCTTGCGCTACGCCTTCAGGCGCGCGCCATACTGCTGGAATATATCAGCCGGGTAACACAGCTTAGCTATGTTCTGACGCACTCCGTGCTGTTGTGTCAGCCGTCCCTGGCGTTTCTGGCCAGCCTGAAGCGGGATGATCACTTCCTGGACAAGGCCTTGCGCGATGCGCCTACCCGGTTCGCCAATGAGCCTTACCGGCGCAAGCTGTACGTGATGCGTTATCGTCTGGAGGCCAACCTCCTGCTGGTCAAAAAGCGTATCGACAATAAAGAGGCGAATGATCCAGGGACGGGTTATGACTCCGAGGAGGAATTACTCACCGATCTTTATTTGATGCACGATTCTTTGGTCAGTCACGGTGATGCCAGTGTCGCCGAAGGCGATCTTAAGGATTTGATACGGTTGGTGGAGACCTTTGGCTTTTTCCTGATGCATCTGGATGTGCGTCAGGAATCATCGCGCCATACTGCGGCTGTTGCGGAATTGCTGGCTCAGCAGCCGGAAACTGTTAATTATTTTGCGTTGTCCGAAGTGGAACGCATGGCGCTGTTATCTGCGGTTATCGCTGAAGATCGTCCGCTGATGGCCGATGCGAGTGTGTTGAGCCCCGCCACGCTTGAAACCCTGGAGGTGTTCACGGTAATGGCGCGTATGCGCCGTGAAATCAGCCCCAAGGCCTTCGGCAGCTATGTTATTTCAATGACCCATGCCGCCAGCCACATCATGGAAGTGATGCTGCTGGCGCGTCAGGCGGGGCTGGCCGGTTGCAATGATGAGGGGTGGTTCTGCAATATTCATGTCGCACCCCTGTTTGAAACTATCAACGATCTGGCGCATATCGATCAGGTGTTGACGGCGCTACTCGATAATCCCACCTATGCCGCACTGCTCAAGGTATCGGGCAACAAGCAGGAGGTGATGCTGGGATACTCCGATTCCTGCAAGGACGGCGGGATTATAACCTCTTCGTGGTATCTCTACGAGGCGCAGAAAAAGATCACCGCCATCACTGCCTCACGCGGTATCGAGTGCCGCCTTTTCCATGGGCGGGGTGGTACGGTGGGGCGCGGCGGTGGTCCTACGCACGAGTCCATTCTTTCTCAGCCCGCGGGCACGGTGTTCGGCCAGATCAAATTCACCGAGCAGGGCGAGATGATCTCGTACAAGTATAGCAACACGGAAACGGCGGTCTATGAACTTTCCATGGGCATCACCGGTCTCCTCAAGGCGAGCCGCGGACTGATCCAGACGCCTGCTGCAGAGCAACGTGAGCATCTTGATACTATGGCTCAGTTGTCACAGGCCGGAGAGGCAGCCTACCGGAACTTGACGAACCATACCGCCGGTTTTCTCGACTATTTTTATGAGGCCACGCCCGTTAGCGAAATCGGCTTGCTCAACATCGGCTCCCGCCCGTCACACCGTAACAAGGCGGATCGCTCGAAGAATTCAGTGCGCGCGATTGCCTGGGTATTTGGCTGGGGCCAGTCGCGTCACACACTGCCGGCATGGTACGGCATCGGCACTGCGCTGGCGAGCTGGCGAAAAAAAACGCCGGAGCGCTTTTCCCAGCTCCAGTCCATGTACAAGGAATGGCCGTTTTTCCGCGCTATGTTGAGCAATACCCAGATGGCACTGTTCAAGGCGGATATGTCGATCGCACAGGAATATGCAGAGCTGTGCAATGATGAGGATGCGCGGCAGTGCGTCTATAACCTGATCCGCGATGAATATGAACAGACAGTGAGCCAGATTCTGGATGTGGCTGGAATAGAGTCGCTGGTCGAGGAAAATCCTCTACTGGCACTCTCCATGCGCCGCCGCAATCCTTACCTGGATCCGCTTAATCATATCCAGGTGACCCTGCTCAAACGCTACCGCGACACCTCTCTCAGCGACGCGGAACGCGCAGCCTGGCTGGACCCGTTATTGCGTTCCATCAACGCGATTGCTGCGGGTATGCGGAATACGGGGTAA